Genomic DNA from Streptomyces sp. NBC_01571:
TAGTGGCCGTACATGACGCCGACGTAGACCCCGACGCGGCTGCCCCGGAGCCGGATCCGCGGGTAGCCGGCGTCCTCAAGGGTGTGCCAGGCGGTCTGCAGGAACAGCCGCTCCTGCGGGTCGGTCCGCTCCGCCTCGTGCATCGACATCTGGAAGAACCGTGGGTCGAACTCGTCGATGCGGTCGAGGAAGCCACCCCACCGGCTGACCGGTGTGCCGTTCACCTCGGGCGCCACCGGCGGATCCCAGCGCCCGGCCGGCACCTCGCGGATGCAGTCCCGCCCGGTTCGCAAATTGCTCCAGAACGCGTCGAGGTCGTCGGCGAGCGGGTACCGGCCGGCCACGCCGATGACGGCGATCCGGGTGTCCGCGGCGGGCGCCGTCTCCGCCGGCCGTCCGGCACGCTCGGTGACCACGGCCGGCGCGGGCCGGGGCTGGTCGGGTACGAGGGTCCGCACGCTGTCCGGATACCGCTCGACCAGGTAGTCGGCGACTTCACGGATGGTCGGGCGTTCGAACAGCAGAGTGGTCGGCAGATCGCCCATGCGTTCGGCGAGCAGGTCGGCGATCCGGGGCACGGTGAGCGAATCGACCCCGAAGTTCTCGTACGTCTCGTCCAGCCACAGCCGGTCCCGGGGCACCTGGAGCACCTGGACGAACGCGTCCTTAACATACTCACGGGCGGCCTCGACGAGCCGGTCCGCGCCGCCGGCGTGCGGCTCCGCCGTGGGTGCGGCGACGGGCGCCGGCCCGGCCGGGCCGGTCTCCGCGACGACGACGTGCTGGGTGAGCCCCTCGTCGGCGGGGAACGCCCGGCTGCGGGCGAATCCGGCCAGGTCGAGCGCGGTGCGCCAGCCGGGTGCGGACAGCAGCGGCGAACCGGGCAGGCGCAGGCCGGCGTCGCGGTGCAGCCACCAGCCGTCGAGCAGACCGAAGGTGAGCGTGGCGGTGACGACGTTGCTGGTGGCCTCGTTGAGCACCAGTTGCCCGCCGGGTTTGAGCAGCGTCGCGACCGCGCGCAGGGTGTGCGTCAGGTCCGGGGTGGCGTGCAGGACGTTCGCCGCGACCACGATGTCCGCGCCGCCGGGCGGGAAGCCCTGCGTGAGGGGGTCGCCGGAGATGTCAAGCTGCTGGAAGCGCACCATCGGGTAGCGCTCGGCGAACCTCTGCCGGCCGTGCTGCAGGAAGGCGGGCGAGATGTCGGTGTAGACGTACGTCAGTTCCGCGCCGGTGGCGGCCAAGGCGGGCAGCAGGCTCGCGGTGGTGCCGCCGGTTCCGGCGCCGACCTCGACGACCGTGACCGGTCCGCCGAGCCGGCCCACCCGGTCCAGCAAGGCGGCGACCACGAGTTGGTTGGCGCGGTCGACCACCGGGCTGCCCCGGTACGCGCCCTCCACCAGCTCCGTGGATCCGCCGGGGAACATCACCTCGGTCGCGCGGACGGTGCCGCGGAGCACCCCGAACAGGTGGTGCATGCAGGGCCTGAGCAGCCGGTCGATGCGGTTCAGTGCGGGTTGCCCTTCGCAGAGCGCGACCAGCTCGTTCTCCGGGTCAGTGGGGGCCGGGCGGTCCGTGGCGGTCAGCGCGCTGCCGTCGTCGTCGTACAGGAAACCGGCGACGGTGAGCACGCGCAGCAGTTCGGCGAAGAGCCGGGACTGTCCGTCGGCGATCCGCAGACGCCGCCGCAGTTCGTCGGCGGTCCACCGTTCGCCGCCGGTCCGGAACACCCCTTCGCCCCGGAACAGTTCCCAGAGCCAGCCGAGCACGACCTTGTCCAGACGCGCCTGGTCGCTCTCGGTCAGCAGCCGGGCGACCGGCGGCAGCGCTGCCGCCGAAGGTGCCAGTTCGTCGCCGGCCTGCTCGGCGGCGGGCCGTTCGACTCCGGCGGCGGCGAGCACGGCGGCGGTCGCCTTGATCACCACGACCTGCCGATCGGTACGGCCCAGCACGTCGTGCACGGCTGCCATGCCCTCGGCCGGGGTGATGGAGTGGATCCCGGTCCGGGCCAGGCGCTCACGGTGCCGGTCGTCGGCGACGATGCCGACGGTGCCCCAGTAACCCCAGTTGATGACGGCCGAGCGGGCCGCCAGCACATCGTCGAGGTGGTGTGCGAACGCGTCCTCGAACGTCGATCCGGCGGCGTAGTTGGCCTGCCCGGCGCTGCCCGACAGGGCCACCGCCGAGGAGAAGAACAGGACGAAGTCGAGCCCGTCGGCGGCGCCCAGGGCGCAGTGCAGGGCCACCGACGTACGGGTCTTGGCGTCGAGAACGGCCCGGAAGGTGTCCTCGGTCATCGTGGCGACGGTCTGGTCGCGCAGCACAATCGTGGCGTGCACGACCCCGTGCAGCGCGCCATGCTCGGCCCGGACCGCCGCGACCACCTCGCCCAGCGCCGCCGGGTCGGTGGCGTCGGCCCGCCGGTACGAGACGAGCTCGCCGGCCGGGTCGAGGCGGCGCAGCCGGTCGCAGCGGTCGGCGTCGAGTTCACTGCGCCCCACCAGCACGACCTTGGCCCGGTAGCCGCGCACCAGCCACTCGGTGAGCTCCAGGCCGAGTCCTCCGGCACCGCCGAGGATCAAGTAGACCCCGCCCTGGCGTATCGCCTCGCGCGTCGTCGTCGTGGTGGCGGGGACCAGGCTCCGCCGGTGCAGGACACCGGCGCGCAGGGCGTACGGGCCGCCGGCCGGCACGTCGAGGACATCCGGGGAGATCGGGTCGGCCGAGGAGCGGTCGACCACGGCCACCCGCCAGCGCGGATGCTCCTGGGCCAGGGACAGGGCCAGCCCGTGCAGGCTCGCCGCGTACGGGTTGCGGACCGGTTCGGTGCCGGTGCTCAGCGCGTCCTCGGTGACCACCGTCAGCCGTACCGGTGCGCCGGACCGTTGCAGCGCCTTGGCGACGCGGAACAGGGCCAGGACGCCACGCTTCTGCGCGAGGTCGAGGGCGGCGGGGTCGTCGGTGCGCCCTTGCGCCGGACCGGAGAGCACGATCACGTGGCCGGGGCGCCCGGCCGGTGCGACGAAGTGCTCGGGCTCGATCTCGGTGACGGAACCGCCGAGCCGGGTGGCGAGGGCGGCGGCGAGGGGCGCGGCGGCGGACGGACGGATTAGCCAGGTGTCCGAGCCGGGCGCGGTCAACGGCGCGGTGAACGGCTCGGCCGGCGCCGGGGACCAGCGGGGCAGGTACATCAGGTCGTCCACCGGTCGCTCGGTGACGGCGGGGCCGGCGGTCACTGCAGGCCCGGTGGTCAAAGCAGGCCCGGTGCCGGATGTCCGCGGTGCGGGAGCCGGGCGCAGGGACAGGTCGCGCAGCCGGACGTGAACGTTGCCGGCCAGGTCGGTCAGGGTCAGGTCGTACCGGTCCGGGCCGACGGCGCGCACATGGGCGTACACCTGCTCGGGCAGCGGCCCGAACACCTCGGCGGCGGCGAGCGCGAACGGCACCATCGGCGGGCCGCCGGCGCGGTCGCGCAGCACCGCGAAGGTGTGCAGGGCACCGTCGATCAGCGCGGGTGGCAGGGCGCAGCCGGCGAACCGGGCGGCTTCGGCGGGCACGCGCAGACTCGCCAGCGCCTCGTCGGCGCCGGAGGCGATCCACTCGACGGCACGCAGCGCCGGTCCGTAGACCAGGCCGGCCCCGGCCAGGTCGGCGTAGAGGTCCGCGCCGTCGTGCCGGTGCGGCAGGGCGGCCCGAATCAGCTCGACCGGTACGGGCTCCGGCACATCGTCGGCCAACGCCTCGACAACGCCCTCGGCAAGCCGGTCGCCGGTGTCGCCGAGCAGCGTGAAGGCCAGGCCGGCGCCGTCGCGGCGCAGCCGGGTCCGGGCGGAGGCCGCGGCCTCGGTGACCACGAGCGGACGCAGCCACCGGACGTCGCGCAGCCGAGCCGGCACCGGGTACCCGGCGTGCGCGGCGGCGGCCCGGGCCATCTCCAGGACCGCTGCGGCGGGAAGCAGGCGCAGGTCGCCGACGCGGTGCCCGTCGATCAGTGGGTGCGCGGGGGCGAAGGCGGTGCGGTAGGTCAGGCCGTCCACGCTGTCGGCCGGCTCGATCTCGTCCAGCAGCGGATGCGTGGCCGGGCCGGCCGGCGACGGCGCCCACATCTGCTCGGTGAGCCAGCAGCGCAGCTCCTCGAACGGGTAGCCGGGCAGCGGCAGCCGCCGCCCGGTGCCCGGCCAGGCGACGGTCGCGCCGGAGGTCCAGGCGGCAGCCAGGCCGGCCGGGTCCGTGGCGGCCGGCGCGGCGGCGCGGGAGGCGGCACGGCTGCGGACGCTGCCCGTCCACACGCCGGTTCCGGTGCCCGCGCGCAGCCGACCGGCCAGCTCGTCCGCCGTGGAGGCGAGCACCACCATGCGGTCGGCCCAGGCCTCGCGGCCGTGCTGCAGCGTGTACGCCACGTCGGCGAGCCGGTCGGCGAGGCCGTTCTCCACTGCGTCGGCCAGCCGCTCGGCCAGCGCGCGCAGGCTCTCCGGGGTGCGGGCGGAGAGCGGGAAGAGCCAGGGGCCCGGTGCGGCGGCCGGCGCAGGCCCGGGAACGTACTCCTCGACGACCAGGTGGGCATTGGCTCCGCCCGCGCCGAACGAACTGATCCCGGCGCGGCGCGGCAGGCCGTCCCGGCGCGGCCACGGGGCCACCTCGGTCTGCACCCGCAGCGGCGTGGAGTCGAAGTCGATGTTCGGGTTGACCGGGTCGGCGTGCAGCGACGGCACCAGTTCCCCGTGCCGCATCTGCAGGAGCACCTTGCAGAGCCCGGCCATGCCTGAGGCCGATTCAAGGTGGCCGATGTTCGACTTCACCGAGCCGATCGGCAGGCTGCCCCGGGGCAGACCGGAGGCGCCCAGCGCACGGGCCAGGGCCCGGATCTCCACCGGGTCGCCCAGTGCGGTGCCGGTGCCGTGAGCCTCAAGGTAGCCGAGTGTGGCGGCGGACCCGGACTCGGCCAGTGCCCGCTCGACGAGGTCGCTCTGCGCGACCGGGTTGGGCACGGTGAAGCCATTGGTCTTGCCGCCGTGGTTGACGGAGCTGCCCAGGATGACGCCGTGGATGTGGTCGCCGTCGCGGACGGCGGCCAACAGGGGCTTGAGCAGCACCGCACCGACGCCCTCGCCGGGCACGTAGCCGTCGCCGTCCGCGCCGAAGCTGCGGCAACGGCCGTCGCTGGAGGTGAAGCTGCCCTGGCCGAGGAACCGGTACTTGTACGGGTGGACGTGCAGGTTGACACCCCCGGCGAGGGCCATTTCGGCCTCACCGGAACGCAGGTCGCGCACGGCGAGGTGGATGGCCGTCAACGACGAGGAGCACATGGTGTCCACCCCCAGGCTGGGGCCGGTCACGCCCAGGGTGTACGAGACCCGGTTGGCGATGGACGCGTGCGACGATGCGCCGATACGGCCGTCGGCGGCCTCGTGGAGCTGGTAGAGGCCGTACATAGCGCCGGCGTACACACCGACGCGGCGGGCGCGCAGGTCGGCCCGGGTGAGGCCGGCGTCCTCCATGGCGTGCCAGGCGGTCTGCAGGAACAGCCGCTCCTGCGGGTCGATGATCTCCGCCTCTCGCGGGGAGATGCCAAAGAAGAGCGGGTCGAACCGGTCGATGCCGCGCAGAAAACTGCCCCACCGGCTGTACTCGGCGGCGCGGTCCGCCGGGGTGGCCTCGTCGTAGTCGCGCCAGTCCCAGCGGTCCGCCGGAATCTCGGTGATCAGGTCACGGCCGGCTCGCAGGTTCGCCCAGAACTCATCGAGGGTGTCGGACTCGGCGAACCGGGCCGCGACGCCGATGATCGCGATGGGCTCCGGGGCGTCCGTGGAGGGTGGCGTGGGACGGTCGCCGCTCGGGGCGGCTTCCGGTACGGCCGCCACGGCGGCCGGGACGACCGACCCCGGTGCCTGAGCCGGTGCCGATTCCGGTGTTGATACCGGTGCCGATTCCGGTGCCGGTGTGAGTTCGGCGAGGCGGCCGCCGTGCTGCTCGGCGAACCAGCCGGCGAGCCCGCGCAGTTCCTGGTATTCGAAGAAGAGGGTCTTCGGCAGTGATCCGAAGTGGTCCTCCAGCCGCCGGGTCAAATCCATGATCAACAGCGAGTCGATGCCGTACTGCTCGAACGCGGTGTCCGCGTCGATGTCCTCCGGCGGGTATTCGAGGACGTTGGCCAGCACGCCGCGCAGAAAGTCCTCGGCGGCCGCAGTGGCCGGCCCGGTGGCGGTCGCCGGTTCCGGCGCCGGTGCCGGAACCGGCGCTGAAGCCGCCGGCGCGTCGAGCAGGCCGCGGATGCGGTCCAGCTCGCCGTGCGCCACGAGCACGTGATCGCCGTCGTGGCCCAGCGCCCGGTCCCAGGCGCGCAGGGCGTCCGCGGTCGGCAGCGGCCGGAGCCCGGCGCGGCGGGCGGTGCGGGCCTGTGTGGCGTCGTCGGCGTCCATCCGGATGCCGCCGTCGGCCCACAGCGACCACAGCACGCTGAGGCTGCGGCCGGGCCGGTCGCTGCCGCGACGCCAGGCCGCGAACGCGTCGAGGAAACGATTCGCGTACGCGTAGTCGGCCTGGCCCGGGCTGCCCGCGCCGGACATCGAGGAGAAGCAGACGAAGAAGTCGAGCGGGTCCGCAGCCGTGGCCCGGTCCAGTGCGAGGGTGCCGTCGACCTTCGGCCCCAGCACCGCGGCGATCTCCTCGTCGGTCTTGCGCAGCAGGAACGAGTCACGGGTGACCCCAGCCAGGTGCAGCACCCCGCGCAACGGGCCGAACTTCTGGTGGACGCGCTCGACCAGCCGCTCGGCCGCGCCCAGTGCGCCCAGGTCGCAGGGCAGGTAGTGGACATCAAGCCCGGCGGCGCGCAGGGCGGTCAGGTCGGCGTCGGCGGACCGGCCGGTGAGCACGTAACGGGCCGACGGGCCCAGGTGGGTGACTAGGTGCCGGCCCAGCGCGCCGGCGCCGCCGGTGACCAGCACCGTCCCGACAGGCGTCAGCGGCGCCGGTACGGGGGCGGGGACGATCGGCTCCCAGCGGGCCACCTGCCGGCCGGCGGCGGTGTACCGGACCCGGAACTCGTGGTCCGCCGCAGCCTCGGCGTCCGCGACTGCCCGCAGGTCGGCGCCCTCGGTCGTGATCACCGCGGCGCGGAAGTCCGGATGCTCGTTGGCGATACTGCGCGCCATGCCGTCCAGAGCCAGCAGACGGGCGTCGGCGGCCGCACCGGACGGGCGGAACACGTGCAGCACCCGGATCGGCTGCCGGTCCGGCTGCGCGGCCCAGGCCCGGAAGAGCCGGACCAGGCCGGGCAGCGGGTCGTCGTCGCCGAGGCGGACCACCACGATCGGGCCGGAGCTCGGGAAGGGCCCGTCCTCGCCGGTCGCCAGGATCACCGTGCAGCCGGCGGGGGCGCCGCCGCGGGCGGGGGCGTCCTGCCAGCGCTGCGCCAGCAGGTGGGTGTCCACCGCGTCGGCCGGGTCCTTGACGGCGCGGGTGACCACACCGTGCAGCCGGACGGCGATGCGGCCGTCGGCGTCGGCGAGTGCGATGTCGTGGCCTGTCGCGGTGGCGACGGCATGGACGTACCCGTGTTCCGGCAGCGGCCCGAGGATCTCCACCCGGTCGATGGAGAAGGGCAGTTCGCGGGGCCGGGGCGCGGACGGGTCGGCGGCGGTCCAGAGCGCCGCCTGCAGCATGGCGTCCAGCAGGGACGGGTGCAGGGTGAAGTCGTCGAACGGCAGGTCCGCGGCGTCGGGCACGGCGACCTCGGCCAGCGCCTCGCCCTGGACGGAACGCATGGACCGCAGCCCGCGCAGGCTCGGTCCGTACCCACCGCCGAGCGCGGCGAAGACCGCGTAGCAGTCGTCGGCCGAGGCGGTCCGCGGCAGACGGGCGCGTACCGCGGCCAGGTCGAGGGGCGGGGCCGGCTCGGTGGCGCCAAAACGCAGGGTTCCGGTCGAGCACAGCTCCCCGTCCGGGCTGCCGTCGACGCGCCGCAGCTCGTAGGCGACGCCGTCGGTGGCGGGCGTGAACCGCAGCTGTACCCGGACCGGTTCGCCGGTGAACAGCACCGGCCGGGCCCAGAGGACGTTCTCGACGCCGGTGGCGCGACCGTGCCCGGCGCGGGCGGCGGCGTCGACGGCGAACTCCAGGGCCGCGACGGCCGGCAGGATGCGCACCTGCCCCAGCGCGTGGTCACGCAGGAAGAACTCGTCGCCGGTGAGCAGCCGCTCGGCCGGCTCGGCGGTGAGGGCGGCGGGCGGTTTGATCCAGTACCGGCGGGTCACCGGCGGCGGCTGCGGCAGTGACAGCCGGGCCGGGCGCGGACCCGCCTGCTCCGGCCAGAGGACCGGGGTACCCGCGACCCAGAGCCGGGCGGCCTCGTGGAGATCCGAGGCCTGGACGGGCTCGCCGGTGGCCGGCACTGCGGTGCCGGTGACCACCCCGGTGCCGTCGCGCAGCCGCTCGGTCAGCTCGGCGACGCTGGTCACGACCACGGTGAGGCGTTCGTCCAGTTCCTCGCGGCCGGTGCGCAGGGTGCTCTCGATCCGGTCGAGGGCCGCCTCCGGGTGCTCCTGCAGCCAGGTGACCAGCTCGGCCCGGTACCGGTCGAGCTGGTCGCGGCCGCCGGCCGACAGGACGATCAGCCGGGTGGCACGGTCCTCGGTGCTGTTACCCATCAGTGCTTCTCCGCTTCCGCCACGACGACGTGTACGTTGCTGCCACCCATGCCGAAGGAGCTGACGCCGGCGCGTGCCGGCACGCCGTCCGGCGGCTCCCAGGGCTGCGTCTCGGCCTGGAGCCGGAACGGGCTGCCGGCCAGGTCGATCATCGGGTTGGGGGTGCCCAGGCCGGCCAGGCCGGGCATCAGGCGGTGCCGCATGCTCAACAGCACCTTCACCACTCCGGCGACGCCGGCGGCGGCCTCCAGATGGCCGATGTTGGACTTGACCGAGCCGAGCCCGGTGCGTCCCGCCACGACAGGCAGCCCCCAGTCGCGGTAGAGCTGCCCGAACGCCTCCCGCAGCGCGTCCACCTCGATCGGGTCGCCGAGTGGCGTCCCGGTGCCGTGCGCCTCGATGTAGCCGATGGTGTCGGGCGGCACCGCCGCCGCCCGGTGCGCCGTGAGCAGGACGTCGCGCTGGGCCTGCGGGTTGGGCACGGTCAGCGAGTGGGTGTGGCCGCCGTGGTTCTCGGCCGAGCCGATCAGGACGCCGTGCACCGGGTCGCCGTCGGCGATCGCGCGCTCCAGCAGTTTGAGCGCCAGCAGGACCACGCCCTCGCCCCGGCCGTAGCCGTCGGCGCGCTCGTCGAAGGTCTTGCACCGCCCGTCGGGGCTGAGCATTCCGGCGCGGCTCAGGCCGGTGAAACCGTGCGGGGACAGCAGCAGGTTCGCGCCGCCGGCCAGGGCGAGTTCGCAGTCGCCGAGGTGCAAGGCGCGGGCCGCGCGGTGGATGGCCACCAGGGAGCTGGAGCAGGCGGTGTCGAAGACCGCGCTGGGGCCGTGCAGGTCGTACACGTAGGAGATGCGGTTGGCCGCGATCGAGGCGACGTTGCCAATCAGGAAGTGATCGCCCATCTCCGGCGAGCCCGGGCCCAGCAGGCTCAGGTAGTCGGCGCCGCTGAGACCGACGAACACCCCGGTACGGCTGCCGACCAGTGCCGCGGGCACGAGCCCGGCGTCGAGCAGGGCCTCGTCCGCGGCGTGCAGCAGGAGCCGGTGCTGCGGATCCATCTGGGCCGCCTCGCGCGGCGAGATCCGGAACCGCCCCGCGTCGAAGGCGTCGACGTCGCGCACGAACGAGCCGCGGAAGCGTTCCGGGAACACCCGGGCGGAGAAGCCGCGCTCCAGCGGGTACGGCGCGGTGAGGTCGCGCCCCTCGGCGAGGTGGGTCCAGAACTCGTGCAGCGACCCGGAGGCCGGCAGCCGGCCGCCGACGCCGATGATCGCCACGGGCGGGTAGCCGAGGGCCTCAGGAGGTACGGCGGGCCCGGAGGCCCGGACGGTGGCCGCCGCCCGGGCCCGCTCGGGCTCGGCTGCGGTCTCGGTGAAGGTGTCCAGGCCGCTGGCGCCGAGGTGCGCCGCGAGTGAGCTGAGCGCGGGGTGCGCGTAGAAGAGCGTGGGGCTGATCGGTACGCCGAAGCGGGTGCGGACCGCCATCGCGAGCCGGGTGAAACCGACCGAGTCGAAGCCCGCCTCGCCGAGCGGCCGGTCCACCGGGATGTCCTGCGGCGCCACCCCGGCGACACCCGCGGTCAGCTCCCGCAGGGTGGCCAGCAACCGGCCGCTGTCGCTCGGCCGGGGCTCCCGCGGCCTCTCGGCGTGGCCGAACTCACGGATCAGTTCGTCCAGGGAGGCGGTGGCGAGCCGGACCGCGTCGATCTTGGCGTTCGGGGTCATCGGCAGGCCGGTCATCGGCACCGTCCGGGACGGGATCATGTACGCCGGAAGCCACTCCTCGATTCGCCCGGCGATCGTCGCGACCGCCGCGGGCTCGGCGACGACGAAGGCGACCAGGCGCGGATGCCCGGGCCGCTCTTCGCGCAGGACCACCCGCGCCTCGCCGGTCGCACCGGTACGCCGGATCGCCGCCTCGATCTCGCCGAGCTCGATCCGGTGCCCGCGCAGCTTGATCTGCCGGTCGGCGCGACCGAGCAGCAGCAGCTCGCCGGTCTCGGTCCACCGGGCCAGATCTCCGGTGCGGTAGCGCCGCTGCCCGTCCTGCTCGACGAAACGCTCGGCGTTCAGTTCGGGGCGGCCGCGGTAGCCGCGGGCGACGCCGTCACCGCCGATCAGCAGTTCCCCGGTGGCGCCGAACGGGACCGGGCCGCCGTCCGGGCCCGCGAGGTGGAACGTCGTGTTCGCGATCGGCGTGCCGACCGTGATCGGCCGGTCGCGGCGTACCCGCAGCGCCGAGGACCAGATCGTGGTCTCGGTCGGTCCGTACATGTTCCATAACTCGCCGGAGCGGTCGAGCAGGTCGGCCGCCAGCTCGGCGCTCAGCGCCTCCCCGCCGCAGAGCAGCCGGGGTACCCGTCCGCTCCAGCCGGCGGCGAGCAGCATCTGCCAGGTGGCCGGTGTGGCCTGCACTATGGTCGCGCCGCTGCTGTCGAGCAGGCCGGCCAGCGCGAAGCCGTCCCGGGTGACCTCGGCCGGCGCGATGTGGACGGCCGCACCCTGGGTGAGCGGCAGCAGCAGTTCTAGGCCGGCGATGTCGAACCCGGCCGTGGTGACGGCCAGCAGCACGTCGTCGGCGGCGCACCCGGGCCGGTTCGCCATCGCGGTGAGGAAGTTGACCAGGTTGCCGTGGGTGACCTCGACGCCCTTGGGTCGGCCGGTGGATCCGGAGGTGTAGAGCACGTACGCGAGATCGTCGTCGTGGCAGGCGACCGGCGTGCCCGGGGCGGCGTCGCCCGAGTCACCG
This window encodes:
- a CDS encoding non-ribosomal peptide synthetase; this encodes MSPALRDVLAAVASGELPDEIAESLLRGLTAPAPEPGPYPLSRGQAALWAIHASRPGTTSYNLPLGLWLGDGIDPDVLTRALIAVVERQPGLRIAVRLDGTTPVQEITERPAEVVRLDLGHVTDGEFAARIRRLVHTPFDLEHDPLHRMWLIAAPGGRTLLLLVFHHMITDGISSHLLLRDIVACHDALAGRGVLPPVEPATPYREFVRRQQELLDGPEAEKHRRWWLDQLAGASSGPVLDAITDRHRVEPPTTDTGAMVQFRLPEATWAALRQVAGAAGLTPFSVLLSSFVALLHRHSGHRDISVMVPTDGRISERFDRTVGYLINAVVVRIDCDPQRSLAELMTAVHDHMAQAEEHSSYPFAAVVGDLRRASGAAVSFDIGFYLQQGVGGDQDMAAGQTVFQDALELTQEGENPLVVEVVVRGSEALVYLKYDRDLFDPATADRLAEHYRLLLETVAADPRRPIGDLPLITAAERALVDRANDTRVARPRDVTAAGLVLARAASAPERVAVVDADGATSYGELARRVHALARTLGESGVGRGDLVGVLSGRRAAMIVAMLAAHTAGAAYVPLDPGFPAARLAHICTDAGLAAVLVDPAYADRLPAGTPGARIPLGDSGDAAPGTPVACHDDDLAYVLYTSGSTGRPKGVEVTHGNLVNFLTAMANRPGCAADDVLLAVTTAGFDIAGLELLLPLTQGAAVHIAPAEVTRDGFALAGLLDSSGATIVQATPATWQMLLAAGWSGRVPRLLCGGEALSAELAADLLDRSGELWNMYGPTETTIWSSALRVRRDRPITVGTPIANTTFHLAGPDGGPVPFGATGELLIGGDGVARGYRGRPELNAERFVEQDGQRRYRTGDLARWTETGELLLLGRADRQIKLRGHRIELGEIEAAIRRTGATGEARVVLREERPGHPRLVAFVVAEPAAVATIAGRIEEWLPAYMIPSRTVPMTGLPMTPNAKIDAVRLATASLDELIREFGHAERPREPRPSDSGRLLATLRELTAGVAGVAPQDIPVDRPLGEAGFDSVGFTRLAMAVRTRFGVPISPTLFYAHPALSSLAAHLGASGLDTFTETAAEPERARAAATVRASGPAVPPEALGYPPVAIIGVGGRLPASGSLHEFWTHLAEGRDLTAPYPLERGFSARVFPERFRGSFVRDVDAFDAGRFRISPREAAQMDPQHRLLLHAADEALLDAGLVPAALVGSRTGVFVGLSGADYLSLLGPGSPEMGDHFLIGNVASIAANRISYVYDLHGPSAVFDTACSSSLVAIHRAARALHLGDCELALAGGANLLLSPHGFTGLSRAGMLSPDGRCKTFDERADGYGRGEGVVLLALKLLERAIADGDPVHGVLIGSAENHGGHTHSLTVPNPQAQRDVLLTAHRAAAVPPDTIGYIEAHGTGTPLGDPIEVDALREAFGQLYRDWGLPVVAGRTGLGSVKSNIGHLEAAAGVAGVVKVLLSMRHRLMPGLAGLGTPNPMIDLAGSPFRLQAETQPWEPPDGVPARAGVSSFGMGGSNVHVVVAEAEKH